In Oceanispirochaeta sp. M1, the following are encoded in one genomic region:
- a CDS encoding class I SAM-dependent DNA methyltransferase, producing the protein MAQSIEPNIADLANGWLKSYKLDYKLEQESLNSEIDKALDDYFSKNGGTGGNRPDAKLLLQDKNLDYYPILIEYKGYKDKLEKLNNDGQVDNKAAKNEPNFKNINSFAVNGAVHYANALLHHTSYTDIIAIGMTGYKNETGKIEHQIGVYYVSKSNFGVGQKIGAFSDFSFLKKENFDAFIEQVNTLSLTQEEIEKLKEQREKEIDASLVKLNNDIYQNEKGLGENDRVYLVAASIIATLGISGKVKPLEKSDLKSSSEEGNTDGEIMVRKIKAFLGEKQLPREKKDLIIRTLSNTLLTENINKVESGESQLKRVFIKIVDDLGIYYKIGLTTDFTGKLFNEMYGWLGFTQDKLNDVVLTPSYIATLLVKLARVNKNSYVWDFATGSAGLLVAAMNEMLNDAKNSISSPDELAQKQIKIKAEQLLGLELLSSVYMLAILNMILMGDGSSNILNKNSLTDFDGKYGFGKTDNKFPADAFVLNPPYSANGNGMNFVEKALGMMNKGYAAIIIQNSAGSGKAKDYNIKILEKHTLLASIKMPIDLFIGKSSVQTNIYVFKVNEAHHKDEIVKFIDFSNDGYARSNRKKASNNLKDTDLAKERYEELVNLVRFGKGKLNIFTEKEYYEGNIDPL; encoded by the coding sequence GGCGGAAATCGTCCAGATGCAAAATTATTACTTCAAGATAAAAACTTAGATTATTACCCTATTCTTATCGAGTATAAAGGTTATAAAGACAAACTTGAAAAGCTCAACAATGACGGACAAGTTGATAATAAAGCAGCCAAAAACGAACCAAATTTTAAAAACATCAATTCATTTGCGGTAAACGGCGCAGTTCATTACGCAAATGCTTTACTTCATCATACAAGCTATACAGACATTATTGCTATAGGAATGACCGGTTACAAAAATGAAACAGGAAAAATTGAACACCAAATTGGTGTTTATTATGTTTCAAAAAGCAATTTTGGTGTAGGTCAAAAAATTGGCGCTTTTTCCGATTTCTCTTTTCTAAAAAAGGAAAATTTCGATGCTTTTATTGAGCAAGTAAATACTTTGAGTTTAACACAAGAAGAAATTGAAAAACTCAAAGAACAACGAGAAAAAGAAATTGATGCAAGTCTAGTTAAATTAAACAACGATATTTATCAAAACGAAAAAGGGCTTGGCGAAAATGACCGTGTATATCTCGTTGCAGCTTCAATTATTGCAACTCTTGGGATTTCTGGGAAAGTTAAACCACTTGAAAAATCGGACTTAAAATCATCGTCAGAGGAAGGCAATACTGATGGTGAAATTATGGTACGAAAAATCAAAGCCTTTTTAGGTGAAAAACAATTACCAAGAGAGAAAAAAGATTTAATAATTAGAACTTTATCAAATACGCTTTTGACAGAAAATATCAATAAAGTTGAAAGTGGTGAAAGTCAGTTAAAAAGAGTATTTATAAAAATAGTAGATGATTTAGGTATTTATTATAAAATTGGTTTAACCACCGATTTTACAGGAAAACTTTTCAACGAAATGTATGGTTGGTTAGGGTTTACACAAGACAAATTAAACGATGTTGTACTTACTCCCTCTTATATTGCAACTCTATTGGTTAAACTAGCCAGAGTAAACAAAAATTCCTATGTGTGGGACTTTGCCACAGGTTCGGCAGGTCTTTTGGTTGCTGCAATGAACGAAATGCTTAATGATGCTAAAAACTCCATTTCTTCGCCCGATGAACTTGCTCAAAAACAAATTAAAATCAAAGCTGAACAATTGCTCGGATTAGAGTTGCTTTCAAGTGTATATATGTTAGCAATTCTGAATATGATTTTAATGGGTGACGGTAGTTCAAACATTTTGAATAAAAACTCACTAACCGATTTTGATGGAAAATATGGATTTGGAAAAACTGATAACAAATTCCCTGCTGATGCATTTGTACTAAACCCGCCATATTCTGCCAATGGCAACGGAATGAACTTTGTAGAAAAGGCACTTGGAATGATGAACAAGGGTTATGCCGCAATCATTATCCAAAATTCAGCAGGTAGTGGAAAAGCAAAAGATTACAACATAAAAATATTAGAAAAGCATACTCTTTTGGCAAGTATAAAAATGCCTATTGATTTGTTTATTGGAAAATCAAGTGTACAAACCAACATTTATGTGTTTAAGGTAAACGAAGCCCATCACAAAGACGAAATCGTAAAATTTATCGATTTTTCAAATGACGGATATGCAAGAAGCAATCGTAAAAAAGCAAGCAATAACCTAAAAGATACCGACTTAGCAAAAGAACGTTACGAGGAATTGGTTAATTTAGTTCGATTTGGAAAAGGCAAATTAAATATTTTTACAGAGAAAGAGTACTACGAAGGAAATATTGATCCTTTGTAA